In the Geitlerinema sp. PCC 9228 genome, one interval contains:
- the secY gene encoding preprotein translocase subunit SecY → MVTPRDSTTPSAQETFMQMAKEAGLRGRLLVTIGLIFLVRLGIYLPVPGIDRERFAADIQNAPFIGFLNIFSGGGFATLGIFVLGILPFINASIIMQLMTAALPQLEDLQKNEGEAGRRKISQYTRYVALGWAIIQSTAFSFWLRNYAENPDAPILFVLQTVLTLTAGSMFVMWVSELITEKGIGNGASLLIFVNIVATLPTSLGQTIEQAQVSAQQGNREFLAGVLVLTLVFLVMIVGIVFVQEANRRIPIVSARRQVGRRLYRERTSYLPLRLNQGGVLPIIFASAVLFLPLSLAQLTGNAWLSEIAAYLNPAGQAPWLYALVYLVLIVFFSYFYTSLIMNPVDISQNLKKMGSSIPGIRPGKATSDYLQRVLNRLTLLGAIFLGCVAIVPTAVESATQVRTFQGFGATSLLILVGVAIETAKQVQTAVISQRYERMANTKL, encoded by the coding sequence ATGGTTACTCCTCGCGATTCCACAACACCAAGCGCCCAGGAAACCTTCATGCAGATGGCGAAAGAGGCCGGACTGCGCGGTAGGTTGCTGGTAACCATTGGCTTGATTTTTTTGGTCCGCTTGGGGATTTATTTACCAGTTCCTGGTATCGACCGGGAACGATTTGCTGCCGATATCCAAAATGCCCCTTTTATTGGTTTTTTAAATATTTTCTCCGGGGGTGGATTTGCCACCTTGGGGATTTTTGTGCTCGGGATTTTACCGTTCATTAACGCATCAATTATTATGCAGTTGATGACGGCGGCCCTCCCGCAACTGGAAGATTTGCAAAAAAATGAAGGGGAAGCGGGCAGGCGCAAAATTTCCCAATATACCCGTTACGTAGCCTTGGGCTGGGCCATTATTCAAAGTACCGCCTTTTCTTTTTGGCTGCGCAACTATGCGGAAAACCCCGATGCTCCCATTCTCTTTGTCCTGCAAACGGTGCTGACCCTAACGGCCGGGTCCATGTTTGTGATGTGGGTTTCGGAGCTGATTACTGAAAAAGGTATTGGCAACGGGGCTTCCCTATTGATTTTTGTCAACATTGTGGCTACCTTGCCCACGTCATTGGGACAAACCATCGAACAGGCACAGGTCAGCGCCCAACAAGGCAACCGCGAGTTTTTGGCTGGGGTGCTGGTGCTGACGTTGGTGTTTTTGGTGATGATTGTCGGTATTGTCTTCGTTCAAGAAGCCAACCGCCGGATTCCCATTGTTTCGGCACGCCGACAAGTGGGTCGCCGCTTGTACCGCGAACGGACGAGCTACCTGCCGCTGCGCCTCAACCAAGGTGGTGTTCTGCCGATTATTTTTGCTTCTGCCGTGTTGTTTTTGCCCCTGTCTTTAGCACAGCTAACGGGCAATGCTTGGTTGAGCGAAATAGCTGCCTACCTCAATCCGGCCGGGCAGGCCCCTTGGTTGTATGCCTTGGTTTATTTGGTGTTGATCGTTTTCTTTAGCTATTTCTATACATCTTTGATTATGAATCCCGTGGATATTTCCCAAAATTTGAAAAAAATGGGTTCTAGTATTCCGGGAATTCGTCCGGGCAAGGCAACCAGCGATTACCTGCAGCGGGTTTTAAATCGCTTGACTTTATTGGGGGCGATTTTCCTCGGTTGCGTAGCTATTGTGCCGACAGCAGTGGAAAGCGCTACCCAGGTACGCACTTTCCAAGGTTTTGGGGCTACTTCCTTGCTGATTTTGGTGGGAGTGGCTATTGAAACCGCGAAGCAAGTGCAAACGGCGGTTATTTCCCAACGCTACGAACGAATGGCGAATACGAAATTGTAG
- a CDS encoding adenylate kinase, with protein MRVILLGPPGAGKGTQAATLAEKENIPHISTGDILRQHVAEATSLGQQAKSYMEAGDLVPDDLILAMIRDRLTQEDTKQRGWILDGFPRNVDQASFLEQLLWEIEQPFDYAVNLEVPDETLVTRLLQRGRDDDTETTIRRRLQVYREQTAPVIDFYRQRDRLQSVNGDRSMAEVTAALQGTLQENPSTAGK; from the coding sequence ATGCGAGTAATTTTATTAGGACCTCCAGGGGCAGGCAAGGGAACTCAAGCTGCTACCCTAGCGGAAAAAGAAAATATTCCCCATATTTCTACGGGGGATATTTTGCGCCAGCATGTTGCCGAAGCTACGTCTTTGGGACAGCAGGCAAAATCCTATATGGAGGCGGGGGATTTGGTCCCTGATGATTTGATTTTGGCGATGATTCGCGATCGCTTGACCCAGGAAGATACCAAACAGCGTGGGTGGATCCTGGATGGGTTTCCTCGAAATGTGGATCAAGCTTCCTTTTTGGAACAGTTGCTCTGGGAAATCGAGCAGCCTTTCGACTATGCGGTGAATTTAGAGGTTCCTGACGAAACGTTGGTGACCCGCCTGTTGCAACGCGGGCGCGACGACGATACGGAAACAACCATTCGCCGCCGCTTGCAAGTTTATCGGGAACAAACGGCACCGGTGATTGATTTTTACCGACAGCGCGATCGCTTGCAATCGGTCAATGGCGATCGCTCTATGGCAGAAGTAACCGCAGCTTTGCAAGGCACCCTACAAGAAAACCCCAGTACAGCTGGTAAATAA
- the infA gene encoding translation initiation factor IF-1, whose translation MAKQDLIELEGTVTESLPNAMFRVDLDNGYNVLAHISGKIRRNYIKILPGDRVKVELTPYDLSKGRITYRLRKK comes from the coding sequence TTGGCTAAACAGGATTTAATCGAATTAGAAGGCACAGTAACCGAATCACTCCCCAATGCTATGTTTCGCGTCGATCTGGACAATGGCTACAACGTCCTAGCCCATATTTCGGGCAAAATTCGCCGGAACTATATCAAAATTCTCCCCGGCGATCGCGTGAAAGTGGAACTGACCCCCTACGACCTGAGCAAAGGCCGCATTACCTACCGTTTGCGGAAAAAGTAA
- the rpmJ gene encoding 50S ribosomal protein L36: protein MKVRASVKKICDRCRVIRRRGRVMVICSNPKHKQRQG from the coding sequence ATGAAAGTAAGAGCATCCGTCAAAAAAATTTGCGATCGATGCCGCGTCATTCGCCGTCGCGGCCGCGTGATGGTTATATGTTCTAACCCGAAACACAAGCAACGTCAAGGTTAG
- the rpsM gene encoding 30S ribosomal protein S13 produces MARIASVDLPRDKRIEIALTYIYGIGYTRAREILAQTRISPDTRVKDLQDSEVATLRDTIENNYQVEGDLRRWETMNVKRLMDIGCYRGRRHRMGLPVRGQRTRTNARSRRGGRKTIANKRKAPSPK; encoded by the coding sequence GTGGCACGGATTGCTAGTGTCGATTTACCGCGCGACAAGCGCATTGAAATCGCCCTTACCTACATTTACGGCATTGGGTATACCCGGGCTCGGGAAATCTTAGCCCAGACCAGAATTAGTCCCGACACCAGGGTCAAAGACCTGCAAGATTCTGAAGTCGCTACTTTGCGGGACACCATCGAAAACAACTACCAAGTTGAAGGGGACCTGCGACGTTGGGAAACCATGAACGTCAAGCGTCTCATGGACATTGGTTGCTATCGGGGGCGTCGCCACCGCATGGGATTGCCCGTACGCGGTCAAAGAACCCGCACCAACGCCCGCAGCCGGCGCGGCGGTCGCAAAACCATTGCCAACAAGCGGAAAGCCCCTTCCCCCAAATAA
- the rpsK gene encoding 30S ribosomal protein S11 produces the protein MAKPKKGGARKQKKNVPNGVAYIQSTFNNTIVTISDTNGEVVSWSSAGATGFKGAKKGTPFAAQTAAENAARKASDQGMRQIEVMVSGPGAGRETAIRALQAAGLEITLIRDVTPIPHNGCRPPKRRRV, from the coding sequence ATGGCAAAACCAAAAAAAGGCGGAGCTCGCAAACAAAAGAAAAATGTCCCGAATGGGGTAGCGTACATCCAGTCTACATTTAACAACACCATCGTAACCATTAGCGACACCAATGGAGAAGTAGTTTCCTGGTCATCAGCCGGTGCCACTGGATTTAAAGGTGCCAAAAAAGGAACTCCCTTCGCCGCCCAAACCGCAGCAGAAAACGCCGCGCGCAAAGCCAGCGACCAGGGCATGCGCCAAATTGAAGTCATGGTCAGCGGTCCTGGTGCCGGTCGGGAAACTGCCATCCGCGCTTTGCAAGCCGCCGGGCTGGAAATCACCCTCATTCGCGATGTAACGCCCATTCCCCACAACGGCTGTCGTCCCCCCAAACGCCGTCGCGTCTAA
- a CDS encoding DNA-directed RNA polymerase subunit alpha, with amino-acid sequence MAQFQIECVETHTIESDRSQYGKFVIEPLERGQGTTVGNALRRVLLSNLEGTAVTAVRIAGVNHEFATIPGVREDVLEILLNMKEIVLRSHSSQPQIGRLLVQGPAEARAEHFDVPSEVETINPNQHIATLSEGATLEMEFRIERGVGYRPVEKSQEDGSALDFLQIDAVFMPVRKVNYIVEDARVGGSLEKERLIWEIWTNGSLPPQEALSEAAKVLVDLFSPLKDITLESMDKEESPVEDPTSQIPIEELQLSVRAYNCLKRAQINSVADLLDYTQEELLEIKNFGQKSADEVIEALQKRLGITLPQEKPARTP; translated from the coding sequence GTGGCGCAGTTTCAAATAGAATGTGTGGAAACCCACACAATTGAATCCGATCGCAGTCAATACGGCAAATTCGTCATCGAACCGCTAGAAAGAGGGCAAGGAACCACCGTCGGCAACGCTCTGCGGCGGGTGCTGCTGTCCAACCTAGAAGGAACCGCAGTCACGGCGGTGCGGATTGCCGGCGTCAATCACGAATTTGCCACCATTCCAGGCGTGCGGGAGGATGTGCTCGAAATTCTGCTCAACATGAAAGAGATCGTCCTCAGAAGCCATTCCTCCCAGCCACAAATCGGTCGGTTGTTGGTTCAGGGACCTGCCGAAGCTCGAGCGGAACACTTTGACGTTCCCTCGGAAGTGGAAACCATCAATCCCAACCAGCATATTGCTACCCTTTCGGAGGGGGCAACCCTGGAAATGGAGTTTCGCATCGAGCGAGGAGTGGGCTACCGACCAGTAGAAAAAAGTCAAGAAGACGGATCGGCTTTGGACTTTCTGCAAATCGATGCCGTCTTTATGCCCGTGCGGAAGGTAAACTATATTGTCGAAGATGCCCGGGTAGGCGGTTCTTTGGAAAAAGAGCGGCTGATTTGGGAAATTTGGACCAACGGTAGCTTGCCCCCCCAAGAAGCCCTCAGCGAAGCAGCCAAAGTGCTGGTGGATTTGTTTTCGCCGCTCAAGGATATTACTTTGGAGTCCATGGACAAAGAAGAATCTCCCGTGGAAGACCCCACCAGCCAGATTCCCATCGAAGAACTGCAGCTATCCGTACGTGCTTACAATTGCCTCAAACGCGCCCAAATCAATTCAGTAGCCGACTTACTGGATTATACCCAGGAAGAACTTCTAGAAATTAAAAACTTCGGGCAGAAATCTGCCGACGAGGTAATCGAAGCCCTGCAAAAACGTTTGGGGATTACCCTTCCCCAAGAAAAACCAGCCAGAACGCCGTAG
- the rplQ gene encoding 50S ribosomal protein L17: MRHRRRVPHLSKPADQRRALLRSLTTELIRHGRVTTTKARAKAVRSEAERIVNLAKKGTLEDRRRALGYLYDKNLVHALFSQVHERYGDRQGGYTRIIRTVSRRGDNADMAIVELV, translated from the coding sequence ATGCGTCACCGTCGTCGTGTTCCCCATCTAAGCAAGCCAGCCGACCAAAGGCGGGCGCTGTTGCGATCGCTAACCACCGAACTCATCCGCCACGGTCGCGTCACCACCACCAAAGCCCGGGCCAAAGCCGTCCGCTCCGAAGCCGAACGGATTGTCAACCTAGCCAAAAAAGGAACCCTGGAAGACCGGCGGCGGGCCTTGGGCTACCTTTACGATAAAAACCTCGTGCATGCCCTGTTCAGCCAAGTCCACGAACGCTACGGCGATCGCCAAGGGGGTTATACCCGCATCATCCGCACCGTCAGCCGCCGCGGCGACAACGCGGATATGGCGATTGTGGAGCTGGTCTAG
- the truA gene encoding tRNA pseudouridine(38-40) synthase TruA, whose amino-acid sequence MSASKQRIALVLQYVGTHFHGWQRQPQQRTVQEEVENAIASIAQQQVPLIAAGRTDTGVHAAAQVAHFEANSSIPATKWKAVLNAQLPADITILDSQSVPANWHARFSAIWRRYRYTIYTDAIPNLFIRPFAWHYYHAALDELAIQQALIPLLGQHHLSAFQRSGSQRTHAWVNVHRATCRRLGSFLYIDMQANAFLYGMMRLLVGMLVLVGRKQLSVADFQDIWQQERRELVKYAAPAHGLCLLGVGYPHSPFSPRIWQATMPHFLVRPLTADAPPPASTCHGPTQESL is encoded by the coding sequence ATGAGTGCGTCCAAGCAGCGAATTGCCCTGGTTCTCCAGTACGTGGGGACCCATTTTCACGGATGGCAGCGGCAACCCCAGCAACGCACCGTCCAAGAAGAAGTGGAAAACGCGATCGCTTCCATTGCCCAACAACAGGTTCCCCTCATTGCCGCCGGCAGAACCGATACGGGCGTTCACGCCGCTGCCCAAGTAGCCCACTTTGAAGCCAACAGCTCCATTCCGGCCACCAAATGGAAAGCGGTCTTAAACGCCCAACTACCCGCAGATATCACCATTTTAGACTCGCAATCGGTTCCCGCCAACTGGCATGCACGCTTTTCCGCGATCTGGCGTCGCTATCGCTATACCATCTATACCGACGCCATCCCCAACCTATTCATCCGGCCCTTTGCTTGGCACTACTACCACGCCGCGCTCGATGAACTAGCCATCCAACAAGCACTGATTCCCTTACTCGGGCAGCACCACCTGTCCGCTTTTCAGCGCAGCGGTTCCCAACGCACCCATGCTTGGGTCAACGTCCACCGCGCCACCTGCCGGCGTCTGGGGTCTTTCCTGTACATCGACATGCAAGCCAATGCCTTTCTCTACGGCATGATGCGTTTGCTGGTAGGCATGCTAGTGTTGGTAGGGAGAAAACAGCTCTCCGTAGCTGACTTTCAAGATATTTGGCAGCAAGAACGGCGCGAACTGGTGAAATACGCTGCCCCCGCCCACGGATTGTGTTTGCTGGGTGTAGGCTATCCCCATTCCCCCTTTTCTCCGCGCATTTGGCAGGCTACCATGCCCCACTTTCTGGTTCGTCCCCTGACGGCCGATGCTCCCCCACCTGCCTCCACCTGCCATGGGCCAACCCAGGAGTCACTATAA
- the rplM gene encoding 50S ribosomal protein L13, translating into MNKTYTPTPKDVERPWYVVDASGQRLGRLASELANLLKGKTNPQYAPHMDTGAFVVVVNADKVAVTGKKRYQKLYRRHSGRPGGMKVETFEQLKNRIPERIIQEAVKGMLPKNTLGRQMLKKLKIYAGPEHPHTAQKPQKIDLQTIPKGGESWQ; encoded by the coding sequence ATGAACAAAACCTACACACCCACCCCCAAAGACGTAGAACGTCCCTGGTACGTCGTTGATGCCTCTGGGCAGCGTCTGGGACGTTTGGCCAGCGAACTGGCCAACCTCTTAAAAGGCAAAACCAACCCCCAATACGCGCCCCACATGGATACGGGAGCTTTCGTCGTCGTGGTCAACGCCGATAAAGTGGCCGTGACCGGTAAAAAACGCTATCAAAAGCTCTACCGCCGCCACTCCGGAAGACCCGGCGGCATGAAGGTAGAGACCTTCGAGCAGCTGAAAAACCGCATTCCCGAGCGCATCATCCAAGAAGCTGTCAAAGGCATGCTCCCCAAAAACACCTTGGGGCGGCAAATGCTGAAAAAACTCAAAATCTATGCCGGTCCGGAACATCCCCACACCGCGCAAAAACCACAAAAAATTGACTTGCAAACCATTCCGAAAGGAGGAGAATCATGGCAGTAA